A region of Salinibacter sp. 10B DNA encodes the following proteins:
- the mreD gene encoding rod shape-determining protein MreD has protein sequence MSYSARRLLVALGVFALQWLLLGRLQIYGTYPDGVMLYLTWYALHEGRQRGMLTGFGLGLAMDTVYGTWGIHMLTKTLVGFIVGTFAVEDRKPLLIQPQQAFLGGLVIALLHNGLLVILLALQTEATNSFLLYGLWLGAALYTAVVAYIASLFMQ, from the coding sequence ATGTCTTATTCCGCCCGTCGTCTTCTCGTCGCCCTCGGCGTGTTTGCGCTGCAGTGGCTTCTTCTGGGGCGCCTTCAAATCTACGGCACCTACCCGGACGGCGTGATGCTTTACCTCACGTGGTATGCCCTGCACGAAGGACGGCAGCGCGGCATGCTCACCGGATTTGGACTGGGGCTTGCAATGGACACGGTCTACGGCACGTGGGGCATTCACATGCTCACCAAAACGCTCGTCGGCTTCATCGTGGGGACATTTGCCGTCGAGGACCGGAAACCGCTCCTCATTCAGCCTCAGCAGGCCTTCCTCGGGGGGCTCGTGATTGCCCTCCTCCATAACGGTCTTCTGGTCATCCTGCTGGCCCTGCAGACCGAAGCGACAAACAGCTTTCTGCTCTACGGCCTCTGGCTGGGGGCTGCTCTTTACACGGCCGTTGTGGCCTATATCGCTTCGCTGTTCATGCAGTAG
- the dacB gene encoding D-alanyl-D-alanine carboxypeptidase/D-alanyl-D-alanine-endopeptidase: MRRSWFLLPLSVVLLSVLVGGSTAPAPSLSDEIQRLLQRWQVDQAFWGIAVYDLDAEQMLYSRNASQSFLPASNQKILTSATALDVLGSTHRYETVLHYNGTTNGATMQGDLILEGSGDPTFGSTEVRGEDPLKVWAQKLADMGVERIEGRLIGDDNVFDDQPYPGGWTVDYITEQKGRYMGNSAGGLTYRDNVVPVTVRATRPGAPPSVEVQPENAVSITNRATTSSRWRGNTLQVNRTFSTNELVLTGSVARSYSGTVAVPVSDPTAFVLQSFERRLQEAGIETDLDLVDIDNLDDRPDEGSPLFVEYSRPFAEIAAVVNKESNNFYAEQVFRSFGWGGSARGASRRTKSFLREADINTRKLLIHDGSGLSRKDLVTPQAMVKLLAHMNEHEEREAFLASLPRGGERNTTLDYRLHRTDVQAKTGSLEFVRALSGYTERPNGNRVAFALFANNYTSPSYRISRTIDDIVRAVASGGS, from the coding sequence ATGCGCCGCTCCTGGTTCCTTCTCCCCCTCAGCGTTGTTCTGCTCTCTGTCCTCGTCGGAGGCTCCACAGCCCCCGCCCCATCGCTCTCCGATGAAATTCAACGCCTTCTCCAGCGCTGGCAGGTCGACCAAGCATTCTGGGGCATTGCCGTTTACGATCTCGACGCGGAGCAGATGCTCTACAGTCGCAATGCCAGTCAATCCTTCCTCCCGGCCTCGAACCAAAAAATTTTGACCAGTGCCACCGCGCTGGACGTCCTCGGCAGCACCCATCGGTACGAAACCGTCCTGCACTACAACGGGACCACCAACGGCGCCACCATGCAGGGCGACCTGATCCTGGAGGGCTCCGGCGACCCCACCTTCGGAAGCACCGAGGTGCGCGGCGAAGATCCACTCAAGGTTTGGGCGCAAAAACTGGCCGACATGGGGGTCGAGCGCATTGAGGGTCGCCTCATCGGGGATGATAACGTCTTCGACGATCAGCCATACCCCGGTGGGTGGACAGTCGATTACATCACGGAGCAAAAAGGACGATACATGGGCAACAGTGCCGGCGGCCTCACCTACCGCGACAACGTAGTGCCGGTCACCGTTCGCGCCACTCGCCCGGGCGCTCCTCCGAGCGTAGAGGTCCAGCCCGAAAACGCGGTGTCGATCACCAACCGCGCCACGACAAGCTCTCGTTGGCGCGGCAACACCCTCCAGGTCAACCGTACCTTCTCCACAAACGAGCTCGTGCTGACAGGCTCGGTGGCCCGGTCCTACAGCGGTACGGTCGCGGTACCGGTCAGCGACCCCACTGCATTCGTGCTTCAGAGCTTTGAGCGCCGCCTACAGGAAGCGGGCATCGAGACGGATCTGGACCTCGTGGATATCGACAATCTGGACGACCGGCCCGATGAAGGATCTCCTCTCTTCGTTGAATACTCCCGGCCGTTCGCGGAGATCGCAGCGGTCGTCAACAAAGAAAGCAATAACTTCTACGCCGAGCAGGTCTTCCGAAGCTTCGGCTGGGGTGGCTCGGCCCGAGGGGCCTCGCGCCGTACGAAATCGTTCCTCCGCGAAGCAGACATCAATACACGTAAGCTCCTGATCCACGACGGCTCCGGACTGTCCCGTAAGGACCTCGTGACCCCACAGGCCATGGTGAAGCTACTCGCGCACATGAACGAGCACGAGGAACGTGAGGCCTTTCTTGCCTCTCTGCCCCGCGGGGGGGAGCGAAATACGACACTCGACTACCGGTTGCACCGCACAGACGTGCAGGCCAAAACCGGCTCACTGGAGTTCGTGCGCGCCCTGAGTGGCTACACCGAGCGCCCCAATGGCAACCGCGTCGCCTTCGCGCTTTTCGCCAACAACTACACCAGCCCGTCCTATCGGATCTCCCGCACGATCGACGACATTGTGCGTGCCGTGGCATCAGGCGGCTCGTGA
- a CDS encoding S41 family peptidase — translation MWSFAKRRLLPALVLVIIGGVAGAQLHSYVSPDDAIDQFKKLKQAFVLISGKYVEPVSAGNLAESGVKGMLNDLDPHSTYIPAKEAKRTRDRYRGSFGGIGIRFDILNDTARVVSPLAGGPSEEAGIMAGDRIVKIEDSTAIGLSNTGIRKRLTGKIGTEVTFTVYRPLSEKNFTFTIERGEIPLYSVHSSYMIDERTGYIDVGRFAKSTPEEFLSKVDTLKTEGMERLVVDLRGNPGGVMESAVKIADEMLGTAGQTIVETKGRSARINQTLRAQGGGALAGQPITVLVDGNSASASEILAGALQDHDRGLLVGRRTFGKGLVQKPYRLNDGSFLQLTVGRYYTPVGRLIQTPYEKGNMKQYYKDKFANRRDAIYNVSKYKESIPDSLTYTTEHGRTVFGGGGILPDYVVKPDTTSLSGFLRRSEVDRLFALAAREWFSQHDKQLRSTWQGRKQEFLSTYEVPDEAVSSFWSYVQDNGVLTLTTTPDSVDAGDQVYLKANADDAHALVRPHLKGFLANTLFGRGAGRPLLNRVDPAVQKAMTLWPSSKELAGYHASAGAVQND, via the coding sequence ATGTGGTCTTTTGCCAAACGCCGCCTTCTTCCGGCCCTCGTCCTCGTTATAATCGGGGGCGTCGCCGGCGCGCAGCTTCACTCGTATGTGTCCCCCGACGACGCGATCGACCAGTTCAAGAAGCTGAAGCAGGCGTTTGTGCTCATCAGCGGAAAATACGTGGAGCCCGTCAGTGCGGGAAACCTGGCCGAGAGTGGTGTGAAGGGCATGCTCAACGATCTTGACCCCCACTCCACCTACATTCCCGCCAAAGAGGCGAAGCGAACCCGCGACCGGTATCGGGGCTCGTTCGGGGGCATTGGGATTCGATTCGACATTTTGAACGACACGGCCCGCGTGGTGTCGCCGCTGGCGGGAGGGCCCAGCGAGGAGGCCGGCATCATGGCCGGGGACCGGATCGTGAAGATCGAGGACTCAACGGCCATTGGACTTTCAAATACGGGAATCCGGAAGCGCCTGACCGGAAAGATCGGAACGGAAGTCACCTTTACCGTCTACCGCCCCCTGTCTGAGAAGAACTTCACCTTCACCATCGAGCGTGGAGAAATTCCCTTGTACTCGGTCCACTCCTCTTACATGATCGACGAGAGGACCGGCTACATTGACGTTGGGCGATTTGCCAAATCGACGCCCGAGGAGTTCCTCAGTAAGGTTGACACGCTGAAGACGGAAGGCATGGAGCGGCTCGTCGTGGACCTTCGCGGCAATCCCGGTGGCGTCATGGAGTCCGCCGTGAAAATCGCCGATGAGATGCTCGGAACGGCCGGCCAAACCATCGTCGAGACGAAAGGACGAAGTGCCCGCATCAATCAAACCCTCCGGGCGCAAGGGGGTGGCGCACTGGCGGGTCAACCCATCACCGTGCTGGTGGACGGCAACTCCGCCTCCGCAAGTGAGATTCTGGCAGGGGCCCTCCAGGACCACGATCGAGGGCTCCTCGTGGGCCGCCGCACCTTCGGCAAGGGCCTCGTGCAAAAGCCTTACCGCCTCAACGACGGCAGCTTCCTGCAGCTCACTGTGGGCCGCTACTACACCCCGGTGGGTCGCCTCATCCAGACGCCGTACGAAAAGGGCAACATGAAGCAGTACTACAAGGATAAGTTTGCGAACCGTCGGGACGCGATCTACAATGTCAGCAAATACAAGGAGAGCATTCCGGATTCACTGACGTACACGACTGAGCATGGCCGAACGGTCTTCGGTGGGGGGGGCATTCTCCCTGACTATGTCGTTAAGCCGGACACGACCTCTCTCTCGGGCTTCCTCCGCCGAAGCGAAGTGGATCGGCTTTTTGCCCTGGCGGCGCGGGAGTGGTTTTCGCAGCACGATAAACAGCTCCGTAGCACGTGGCAGGGCCGGAAACAGGAATTCCTCTCCACGTACGAAGTGCCCGACGAAGCGGTCTCCTCGTTCTGGAGTTACGTGCAGGACAACGGGGTCCTTACCCTCACCACAACCCCCGACAGCGTGGACGCTGGCGATCAGGTGTATCTGAAGGCGAACGCGGACGACGCCCACGCGCTTGTGCGCCCCCACCTCAAGGGCTTCCTGGCGAATACGTTGTTCGGTCGAGGAGCGGGACGCCCTCTGCTGAACAGGGTGGATCCCGCCGTGCAGAAGGCCATGACGCTGTGGCCTTCGTCGAAAGAGCTCGCGGGCTATCATGCGTCTGCCGGCGCCGTTCAAAACGACTAG
- the dapA gene encoding 4-hydroxy-tetrahydrodipicolinate synthase, which translates to MATDLLFRGVAPALVTPFTDEDDVDEAAFRTLIERQIDKGVSGLVVLGTTGENPTVSKAERRRLVDIAVNTADGRVPVIVGTGTNNTEKSVAYSTAAVEAGADGLLVVGPYYNKPSQSGFIAHVEAIADAADAPIILYNVPSRTSFNIEAETVLHLADEVPSVVGVKEASGDLAQVGDILHHRPDDFAVYAGDDEITLPLLAMGGDGVVSVISNALPERMSSMVRAGLDGDFATARTHHFDLLPAMRACFLETNPVPIKDVCAAMGLIDPHVRLPLVPMEERSAVRQRVLAAFEEFLDVEV; encoded by the coding sequence ATGGCAACCGATCTTCTCTTTCGGGGCGTGGCCCCGGCGCTCGTTACGCCATTTACGGACGAGGATGACGTAGATGAGGCCGCGTTCCGCACGCTCATTGAGCGTCAGATTGACAAGGGCGTCTCGGGCCTTGTGGTATTGGGTACCACCGGTGAGAATCCAACGGTAAGTAAAGCTGAGCGTCGCCGACTGGTAGACATCGCTGTCAACACGGCGGACGGGCGTGTGCCGGTGATTGTCGGGACTGGTACCAATAATACGGAGAAAAGTGTTGCCTACTCCACGGCTGCCGTGGAGGCGGGGGCCGATGGTCTTCTCGTGGTGGGACCGTATTACAACAAGCCGTCGCAGTCCGGCTTCATTGCTCACGTCGAAGCGATTGCCGATGCTGCCGATGCGCCCATCATTCTCTACAACGTTCCGTCTCGGACCAGCTTTAATATTGAGGCCGAAACGGTGCTCCACTTGGCCGATGAGGTTCCGTCGGTGGTCGGGGTAAAAGAGGCCTCCGGGGATCTTGCACAGGTGGGCGACATTCTTCACCACCGGCCGGACGATTTTGCCGTTTATGCGGGCGATGATGAGATTACGCTCCCGCTGCTGGCGATGGGAGGGGATGGGGTCGTGTCGGTCATTAGCAATGCTCTTCCGGAGCGGATGTCGTCCATGGTACGGGCGGGGCTCGACGGCGATTTCGCCACGGCGCGGACGCACCACTTCGATCTGCTGCCCGCCATGCGGGCCTGCTTCCTCGAAACCAATCCCGTGCCGATCAAGGACGTCTGCGCGGCCATGGGCCTTATCGATCCCCACGTGCGGCTGCCGCTTGTCCCGATGGAGGAGCGATCCGCCGTCCGCCAACGTGTGCTCGCTGCGTTCGAGGAGTTCCTGGACGTGGAAGTGTAA
- a CDS encoding S41 family peptidase, with protein MTRLNKYHILPALALLLFGAILGVQFDSRLSADDALNQFEKLKQAFVIINGKYVERVDSKAMVEEGVKGMLKSLDPHSSYIPPEQVRDTRDRYQGSFGGIGIRFEPGDTARVVAPIAGGPSEKVGIMAGDRIVEIEDSTAIGLSGDQIQDRLKGKIGTEVTLTIYRPLADKRLTFTISRDEIPLYSIRSSYMVDDKTGYIEITRFAMSTHKEFMEKVTSLKKQGMERLVLDLRNNPGGVMQSAVKIADEMLGADMTLVRTKGRSAEMNTRYKGHDGGALENQPITVLINRQSASASEILAGALQDHDRALLVGRRTFGKALVQKQFELNDGSLMQMTVGRYYTPVGRLIQTPYEKGKMQQYYEEKSTSWRDAVYNVEEYKKSIPDSLVFKTDHGRTVFGGGGILPDYVVAPDTTSLATFIRGSQLDAIFAREWFSRHEQQIRSTWQNREQEFLASYEVPNDAISAFWSFAQEEDVLTLTPTPDSVNVKERVFPQSEADDLNSFVRSRLKGRLANVIYGTGTGQPILNRSNPTFQKAMSLWPSSIDLAGYHTASSPLKNE; from the coding sequence ATGACGCGGCTCAACAAGTATCACATTCTTCCCGCCCTTGCCCTTCTCCTGTTTGGGGCGATTCTCGGCGTGCAGTTCGACTCGCGTCTCTCAGCCGATGACGCCCTGAACCAGTTCGAGAAGCTCAAGCAAGCCTTCGTCATCATCAACGGGAAGTACGTTGAGCGCGTCGACTCGAAGGCAATGGTGGAGGAGGGCGTGAAGGGAATGCTCAAGAGCCTTGACCCTCACTCCAGCTACATCCCGCCCGAGCAGGTGCGGGACACGCGCGATCGGTACCAGGGCTCGTTCGGGGGCATCGGCATTCGGTTTGAGCCCGGTGATACGGCGCGCGTCGTGGCCCCCATCGCAGGCGGCCCCAGCGAGAAGGTTGGCATCATGGCCGGCGACCGAATCGTCGAGATTGAGGATTCCACTGCAATCGGCCTCTCCGGAGATCAAATCCAGGACCGCCTGAAAGGGAAAATCGGCACGGAGGTGACCCTTACGATCTACCGCCCTCTCGCCGACAAGCGACTGACGTTCACAATTTCGCGGGACGAAATTCCTCTCTACTCGATCCGCTCTTCGTACATGGTGGACGACAAGACCGGATACATCGAAATCACCCGGTTTGCCATGTCCACCCACAAGGAGTTTATGGAGAAGGTCACGAGCCTCAAGAAGCAAGGCATGGAGCGGCTCGTCCTAGACCTGCGTAACAATCCCGGCGGCGTCATGCAATCGGCCGTGAAAATTGCCGACGAGATGCTGGGCGCCGACATGACGCTCGTGCGCACAAAGGGGCGCAGTGCGGAAATGAACACGCGGTACAAGGGCCATGACGGTGGCGCCCTCGAAAACCAGCCGATTACCGTTCTCATTAACCGGCAATCGGCGTCGGCCAGCGAGATCTTGGCCGGGGCACTACAAGATCACGACCGGGCTCTTCTCGTGGGCCGCCGCACGTTCGGCAAGGCCCTGGTGCAAAAACAGTTTGAACTGAACGATGGGAGCCTGATGCAGATGACGGTGGGCCGCTACTATACCCCGGTGGGCCGGCTTATCCAAACGCCGTACGAAAAGGGCAAGATGCAGCAGTACTACGAGGAGAAATCCACAAGCTGGCGGGACGCGGTCTATAACGTCGAGGAGTACAAGAAAAGCATTCCGGATTCTCTCGTCTTCAAGACCGACCATGGCCGCACGGTCTTCGGGGGCGGCGGCATTCTTCCGGATTACGTTGTAGCCCCGGATACGACATCCCTCGCCACCTTTATCCGCGGGAGCCAGCTCGACGCCATCTTCGCCCGCGAGTGGTTCTCACGGCATGAGCAACAGATCCGGAGTACATGGCAGAACCGAGAGCAGGAATTTCTCGCCTCGTACGAGGTGCCCAACGACGCGATCTCCGCGTTCTGGTCTTTTGCTCAGGAAGAGGACGTGCTCACGTTAACGCCCACCCCGGACTCGGTGAATGTAAAGGAGCGAGTCTTTCCCCAATCTGAGGCCGATGACCTGAATTCGTTTGTGCGCTCCCGCCTCAAGGGACGCCTCGCAAATGTGATCTACGGGACGGGTACCGGACAGCCCATCCTGAATCGATCGAATCCGACGTTCCAGAAGGCCATGTCGCTCTGGCCGTCCTCCATCGATCTGGCCGGGTATCATACGGCCTCTTCCCCGCTCAAGAACGAGTAG
- the dapB gene encoding 4-hydroxy-tetrahydrodipicolinate reductase, which produces MHIALVGTGQMGTAVEHVAAEQGHDIHARFSSDRPFEMASPAAVAGADVAIDFSLPSLALDHIRQYCEWGLPAVIGTTGWYDELDTVEQWVADHEASLLYAPNFSMGVSVVQRALSGILPLLDELDAYDPFVQEVHHTKKVDSPSGTAQMLGGLLVEGLERKDHVETETQHQRIDSTAVHVTSTRAGTVFGEHTVTFDGPYDQITVGHRAKNRKGFAAGAVQAAEWLEGRHGLYSLDGMLDDLLSG; this is translated from the coding sequence ATGCACATTGCGCTGGTGGGTACCGGCCAGATGGGGACGGCCGTCGAGCATGTTGCCGCCGAACAGGGGCACGACATTCACGCACGGTTTAGCTCAGACCGGCCCTTTGAGATGGCCTCGCCCGCTGCCGTGGCCGGTGCGGACGTAGCCATCGATTTTTCGCTTCCTTCCCTTGCTCTGGATCACATCCGTCAATACTGTGAGTGGGGCCTTCCGGCCGTGATCGGGACGACCGGCTGGTACGATGAGCTCGACACTGTTGAGCAATGGGTGGCCGATCATGAGGCCTCACTTCTCTATGCCCCCAACTTTTCGATGGGCGTGTCGGTCGTCCAGCGAGCCCTTTCCGGCATACTGCCCCTGCTCGATGAGCTCGACGCCTACGACCCGTTTGTTCAAGAGGTCCACCACACGAAGAAGGTAGACAGCCCCAGTGGCACGGCGCAGATGCTGGGCGGGCTCCTCGTGGAGGGGTTGGAGCGCAAAGACCACGTCGAAACCGAGACGCAGCACCAGCGGATCGATTCCACCGCCGTGCACGTGACGTCGACCCGAGCCGGGACGGTCTTCGGCGAGCACACGGTGACCTTCGACGGTCCGTACGACCAGATTACCGTGGGCCATCGCGCAAAGAATCGAAAAGGATTTGCGGCGGGGGCGGTACAGGCGGCCGAGTGGCTGGAGGGCCGACACGGTCTCTATTCGCTTGACGGCATGCTTGACGACTTGCTGTCGGGGTAG